In Malus sylvestris chromosome 16, drMalSylv7.2, whole genome shotgun sequence, the following are encoded in one genomic region:
- the LOC126607144 gene encoding extracellular ribonuclease LE-like codes for MPSHSPISFLFELFIIQCLAVVSVSQSFDFFYFVQQWPGSYCDTDASCCYPTTGKPAQEFGIHGLWPNYNDGSYPSNCDSDNPYDESKISDLISRLQADWPTLACPSGNGSKFWAHEWNKHGTCSEPVLDQHGYFEASLNLKENLDIFQILQNAGIRADGNIYSLSSIKEAIKSAIGYTPGITCNEDASGNSQLYEVYICVDTSGSNIIECPVLPGTKCSSKIEFPSF; via the exons ATGCCTAGCCACAGTCCCATCTCATTTCTTTTTGA GCTCTTCATAATACAGTGTCTAGCAGTTGTTTCTGTTTCTCAGAGTTTTgattttttctattttgtacAGCAG TGGCCGGGATCTTACTGTGACACCGACGCAAGTTGTTGCTATCCAACGACAGGAAAACCTGCACAAGAATTCGGCATCCATGGGCTTTGGCCTAATTATAATGACGGTTCTTATCCATCCAACTGTGATTCTGACAACCCTTATGATGAATCGAAG ATCTCGGACCTGATAAGCAGACTGCAAGCAGATTGGCCTACACTGGCATGCCCCAGCGGGAATGGCTCAAAGTTTTGGGCACATGAGTGGAATAAACATGGGACATGCTCCGAGCCCGTGCTTGACCAACATGGCTACTTTGAGGCATCTCTCAACCTCAAGGAAAACTTAGACAtcttccaaatccttcaaaatgctg GAATCCGAGCAGATGGGAATATTTACAGCTTGAGCAGCATAAAAGAAGCTATAAAATCAGCAATTGGGTACACTCCTGGTATAACATGTAACGAAGATGCATCTGGGAATAGCCAGCTTTATGAGGTTTATATTTGTGTGGACACATCTGGCTCAAACATTATTGAATGTCCAGTACTGCCCGGGACGAAATGCTCCTCCAAAATTGAGTTCCCTTCCTTCTAG
- the LOC126607134 gene encoding amino acid transporter AVT1I-like yields the protein MDCLKAKKIESQNLPSQEPTNCGGTTFCRTCFNGLNTLSGVGILSIPFALSEGGWLSLILLFQLALLCWYTGLLLQRCMDGNPRIKSYPDIGEVAYGQKGRLTISIFMYLELYLVAVEFLILEGDNLNQLFPSMGFNMAGFKVGGKQCFVLLTALVILPTTWLKNLGLLAYVSAGGVFASLLLVAFVFWVGTVDGVGFHEGDVLLNFKGLPTAVSLYLFCYCGHAVFPTLCNSMKDRSKFSKVLLFCFVVSTITYGSMAVLGYLMFGQDLKSQVTLNLPIRKISSRIAIYITIINPLTKYAIIITPIAAAIEDTRPFRNSLTISIFVRTLIVISTVIVALSIPFFSYLMAFVGASLSVTVSVLLPCLFYLKINVAARRFGFELVVIVGIMVIGSFVGVVGTYISVIQIVRQF from the exons ATGGACTGCCTTAAAGCAAAGAAAATTGAGAGCCAAAACCTACCCTCACAGGAACCAACCAATTGTGGAGGCACAACATTTTGCAGAACATGTTTCAATGGTCTCAACACATTATCAG GAGTTGGGATTCTATCAATTCCATTTGCACTTTCTGAAGGAGGGTGGCTGAGCTTGATCCTTCTTTTTCAGTTGGCGCTTCTTTGTTGGTATACCGGGTTGCTTCTACAACGATGCATGGACGGGAATCCGCGGATCAAGAGTTATCCcgatattggagaagttgcttATGGACAGAAAGGAAGACTCACCATCTCCATTTTTATGTACCTTGAGCTGTATTTGGTAGCTGTTGAGTTTCTAATACTAGAAGGTGACAACTTAAACCAGTTGTTCCCAAGCATGGGGTTCAACATGGCAGGCTTCAAAGTTGGAGGCAAACAATGCTTTGTTTTGCTCACTGCCCTTGTAATTCTGCCAACTACATGGCTGAAGAATCTGGGATTGTTGGCGTATGTTTCTGCCGGAGGGGTTTTTGCTTCTCTTCTTTTGGTTGCTTTCGTGTTTTGGGTTGGCACAGTTGATGGTGTAGGGTTTCATGAAGGAGATGTTCTTCTGAATTTCAAAGGATTGCCTACTGCTGTGAGCTTGTACCTGTTTTGCTATTGTGGCCATGCAGTTTTCCCCACATTGTGCAATTCCATGAAAGATAGAAGCAAATTCTCCAAG GTGTTACTTTTCTGCTTCGTTGTAAGCACCATCACCTACGGATCAATGGCGGTTTTGGGTTACTTGATGTTCGGACAAGACTTGAAGTCTCAAGTCACATTAAATCTTCCAATACGAAAAATTAGTTCAAGGATAGCAATTTACATTACTATAATTAATCCCCTCACAAAGTATGCAATTATAATCACTCCAATTGCTGCTGCTATTGAGGATACACGCCCTTTTCGCAACAGCCTAACTATTAGCATCTTCGTGCGAACCTTAATTGTAATTAGCACCGTAATTGTGGCATTATCCATTCCTTTTTTTAGCTACCTAATGGCTTTTGTCGGCGCATCTTTGAGCGTGACGGTCTCAGTCTTGCTGCCGTGCTTGTTCTACCTTAAGATTAACGTTGCTGCTCGGAGATTTGGGTTCGAGTTGGTGGTAATTGTTGGGATTATGGTTATAGGGTCGTTTGTTGGCGTAGTGGGTACGTACATTTCTGTGATACAAATTGTAAGACAATTCTGA